The genomic DNA CTGATCGAACGTCAGCAGCACGCCGCCGCAGACATAGCGCTTCGGGCCGCGGCCGGGCCGCATCAGCGCCGTGTGTACCCGGGCCACGTCACCGACGTCGATCATCTGCATGCCGCCGCGCAGCCGCGGGGCGACGCGGTAGCGCACGATGGGGTCCCAACCACGTTGTGTCACACCGACTGCCGTGTGGAACGCCGGTCCGACGACCGACGACGGGTACGTCACGACGACGGGCGCGCCCTCGGCCTGCAGCCGGCGGGCGGCGTTGTCGGCGTAGGCCTTGGTGCGGGCATAGTCGCTACGGCCGGGCGCCGGGGGAGTGTCGGGCCCGATCACGCCGTCAGCCGGCGGGAACAGCGAGCTGTAGGACGACACCGAGACCACGGGGTCCAGCCCGAGCTCACATGCCCGCGTCAGCAGGGCCTCGGTGGCGTAGGCGTTGATGTCCCACATCAGCTGGGTGCGCCGGCCGTCGGTGCCGACGACGCCGGCCGCGTGCAGCGCGGCGTCGCAGCCGGTCAACAGCTCGGAAACCGTTGCGGGGTCGCGGATGTCGCCGGTCAGCACCTCGAGCGGCCCCAGCTGGCCCAGCGCGTCGAGCGCGGCGGCGTCGCTGCCGCCGGGAACCACCAGCAGCCGGACCGTATGTCCGGCGGCCAGCAGGGCGCGGACGGTGTGGGCACCGACGTAGCCGGTGCCGCCCGTCACTGCGATGTGCATCAGCGCATCTTGAACTGCGGTGCGCGCTTCTCCTTGAAGGCCAGCGGGCCTTCCTTGGCGTCCTCGGACAGGAACACCGGGATGCCGTTGGCGGTGTCGGGCTTGAAGGCGTCGTTCTCGTGCATGCCCTCGGTCTCGCGGATGGTCTTGAGGATGGCCTGCACCGCCAGCGGACCGTTGTTGTTGATCACCTCGGCGATCTCGAGAGCCTTCTCCAGCGCGGTGCCGTCCGGAACCACGTGGCCGATCAGCCCGTAGTCCAAGGCCTGCTGCGCGGTGATGTGCCGGCCCGTCAGCAGCATGTCGCACGCGATGGTGTACGGAATCTGGCGCACCAGGCGCACCGCCGAACCGCCCATCGGGTACAGGCTCCACTTGGCCTCGGAGATGCCGAACTTGGCGCTCTCCCCGGCGACGCGGATGTCGGTGCCCTGCAGGATCTCGGTGCCGCCGGCGATGGCCGGGCCCTCGACTGCCGCGATCAGCGGCTTGGTCAGGCGGCGGCCCTTGAGCAGACCGTCGATGCGCGACGGGTCGTAGCTGCCGTCCTTGAACGAGTCGCCCGGCGGCTTCTTGGCGGCGCCCTTGAGGTCCATACCGGCGCAGAAGTAGCCGCCCGCACCGGTCAGGATGCAGGTGCGGATCTCCGGATCGCTGTCGACGCGGTCCCACGCCTCGACCATTATCGAGAGCATCTCGCCTGAGAGGGCGTTGCGGGCCTCGGGCCGGTTCAGGGTGACGATCAACGTGTGTCCGCGCTGCTCAATGAGGGCGTCGGCGGTTTTTTCGGGTGCGCTCACGGGTACCAACTTCCGGTCTCGAGATCGTTAGACTTGTCACAAAATGTAACACGTTCTAGTTTATGTAACGTGGCTCTGAACATCGCAGATCTCGCCGAGCACGCCATCGATGCTGTGCCGGACCGCGTCGCACTCATCTGTGGCGACGAACAGCTGACCTATGCCCAGTTGGAGGAGAAGGCCAACCGCCTGGCTCACTACCTCCAGTCGCAGGGCGTGAAGAAAGACGACAAG from Mycolicibacterium phocaicum includes the following:
- a CDS encoding NAD-dependent epimerase/dehydratase family protein translates to MHIAVTGGTGYVGAHTVRALLAAGHTVRLLVVPGGSDAAALDALGQLGPLEVLTGDIRDPATVSELLTGCDAALHAAGVVGTDGRRTQLMWDINAYATEALLTRACELGLDPVVSVSSYSSLFPPADGVIGPDTPPAPGRSDYARTKAYADNAARRLQAEGAPVVVTYPSSVVGPAFHTAVGVTQRGWDPIVRYRVAPRLRGGMQMIDVGDVARVHTALMRPGRGPKRYVCGGVLLTFDQMVDALQSALGRPIRRIPLSPGMFRGVGRVSDAAGRWLPLAEGLSYEAALLLTAAVPTDDSLTLSDLSLTWRDPRESIVESFA
- a CDS encoding crotonase/enoyl-CoA hydratase family protein — its product is MSAPEKTADALIEQRGHTLIVTLNRPEARNALSGEMLSIMVEAWDRVDSDPEIRTCILTGAGGYFCAGMDLKGAAKKPPGDSFKDGSYDPSRIDGLLKGRRLTKPLIAAVEGPAIAGGTEILQGTDIRVAGESAKFGISEAKWSLYPMGGSAVRLVRQIPYTIACDMLLTGRHITAQQALDYGLIGHVVPDGTALEKALEIAEVINNNGPLAVQAILKTIRETEGMHENDAFKPDTANGIPVFLSEDAKEGPLAFKEKRAPQFKMR